From the genome of Synergistaceae bacterium, one region includes:
- a CDS encoding TolC family protein: MQIIKRYILPIITAVVITPSMSSASVSMTLAEYVNEILLNNHTLKAAIKNVEADYYSVLASVAYQRPSTNLAASGSFASAQANGNEKKYHVAVGSLKFTLTQRIDINGSYKLDEKQHILGYEVSRATFDTNLNTLIAAAEETWWSAVLARENMKLQREIMLQRAENHRVTMEKYNQELVPRLDIVRSEAQVVEAETLVKNAETTYLNLLAELSLMAGGLDVEPAAGDLEVPKFDVALDYDSALSARPDVRGARLNLERAKLVKKLMAKGLSPTLDFGFQWTPWADPKNTATPNGREAGASLTLTFPLTDGNETKYRVLNADRLIQAAEANLDALKEQTRRDITVAMNNWRNAAASEKDKQRQVERSEEELRITELMYSEGMGAQIDLINAQTAYQAVKTEYLDAVKNMYVALVALRKAIGDYSPNEDGSWHEAVIRYGKGNDILGEPGLKILRTNSKK, translated from the coding sequence ATGCAAATTATAAAGCGTTATATACTTCCAATTATTACGGCAGTTGTCATTACTCCGTCGATGTCGTCTGCGTCGGTGTCCATGACTCTAGCTGAATATGTAAATGAAATCTTGCTCAATAATCACACTCTCAAGGCAGCAATAAAAAACGTTGAAGCCGATTATTATTCTGTTCTTGCGTCAGTAGCTTATCAGAGGCCGAGCACTAATTTAGCAGCGTCAGGTTCATTTGCAAGCGCACAGGCAAACGGGAACGAGAAAAAATATCATGTAGCAGTAGGCAGCCTTAAATTTACTCTCACTCAGCGAATCGACATCAACGGCAGCTACAAACTTGACGAGAAACAGCACATACTCGGTTATGAAGTCTCGCGGGCAACTTTCGACACAAATTTAAATACTCTCATAGCAGCAGCAGAAGAAACGTGGTGGAGCGCAGTTCTTGCACGTGAAAATATGAAATTACAGCGTGAAATCATGTTACAGCGCGCAGAAAATCACCGCGTTACAATGGAAAAATATAATCAGGAATTAGTCCCTAGACTCGATATCGTCAGGAGTGAGGCTCAAGTCGTAGAAGCTGAAACACTCGTAAAGAATGCCGAGACAACATATTTAAATTTGCTCGCTGAACTGTCATTAATGGCAGGAGGTCTCGACGTTGAACCCGCAGCAGGCGATCTCGAAGTCCCTAAATTTGATGTAGCTCTCGATTATGACTCGGCTTTGTCGGCCCGTCCTGATGTGAGGGGAGCAAGACTCAATCTCGAACGCGCAAAACTCGTGAAAAAATTGATGGCAAAAGGTTTATCGCCTACACTTGATTTTGGATTCCAGTGGACTCCATGGGCAGACCCTAAGAACACAGCTACACCCAACGGAAGAGAGGCCGGCGCAAGTTTGACTCTCACGTTCCCATTAACTGACGGTAACGAGACAAAATATAGAGTCTTGAACGCTGATAGATTGATTCAGGCAGCAGAAGCAAATCTTGACGCACTCAAGGAACAAACAAGACGAGATATTACAGTTGCCATGAACAATTGGAGGAACGCCGCAGCATCAGAGAAGGACAAACAAAGGCAGGTCGAACGCTCCGAAGAAGAATTAAGAATCACCGAATTAATGTACTCTGAGGGAATGGGCGCGCAGATAGATTTAATAAACGCTCAGACGGCATATCAGGCAGTCAAGACAGAATATCTCGACGCAGTAAAAAATATGTATGTAGCTCTTGTTGCGTTAAGAAAGGCTATAGGCGATTATTCACCGAACGAGGACGGCTCTTGGCACGAAGCAGTAATACGCTACGGAAAGGGCAATGACATTTTAGGCGAGCCTGGACTAAAAATTTTACGCACAAACTCTAAAAAATGA